The genomic DNA GTGAGGCGGGAATGAGCTTAGAAGCGCTCTACGACGCAAATTTAGACGCTTGCTATGAGTTTGAGATTAGAAGTGACAAAATTTGCTTTAAAGAAGCCTTTAAAAGAGCTTTAAAAGACGATGCTAAAACAGCTGCGACGGGCTTTATAAAAGGGCTGGCAAAGCTCGTAACAGACGTAGCTTGCGCGCAGGCAAACGACATCTTGCTCGCAGGCGGAGTCTTTCAAAATAAAGCCTTGCTTGAAAATGTAATTTTAATTCTTAAGCAAAAAGGTAAAAAGTATTACATAAATAAGAACTTTTCGTCAAACGACTCTTCGGTAGCTATCGGTCAGATCGCGCTTACATTAATTTAAATTAAAGTTTTCTGATGTATAATATTTAATAATTTCTTTAAGGAGGCAGCGATGGAAAACATCATAAGATTCAGCGTCTCATTGCCTAAGCAGTTATTAGACGAACTCGACAATAAAATAGGCGCTCAGGGCTATGCTTCAAGAAGCGAATTTACTCGCGATCTGATTAGGGAAAAAATAGTAAATGACAGCTGGAAGGATGCCGACGAAGATCTCATCGGCGTTTTGACGCTCATTTATTTGCACCACCAAAACGACCTCGTCGTGAAAATGATGGACATCGAACACCAGGCAAATTTGCACATCGCCTGCACGACTCACGTCCACATAGATCACGACAACTGCCTCGAGACTCTGATACTGCGCGGTAAAGCGGGAGCTATCGAGAAATTTTCCGAAAAAATGGGCGGACTAAAAGGGGTTAAATTTTCAAAACTAACCAAGGCCGCCGTCCCACACTCGTAACGCTTAAAATGCGGGCAAGCTTGATAAGCCATATCAAATTTGCCCGCAAAAGTCTCTCTTTTATCACGCATTTATCTCTTTAACGCTAAAATTATCAGGATTCATCACTATTTTTATTTCAAGGTTAAATTTGAAACATATCTCTTTTAAAAATTTCGTCCAAAACGAGGCTAGTTCGGGTATTTTGCTCATACTTGCCGCGATTTTTGCGATGATATTTCAAAACGGCTTTTTAAGCGAATTTTACAACTCCTTTTTGCGCATAAATATGGGCGTGGTTTTTGGCGAATTTAGCCTGCAAAAGCCGCTTATTTTGTGGGTAAACGACGGGCTCATGGCGGTTTTTTTCTTTCTTTTGGGGCTTGAGCTAAAGCGCGAGATAGTCGAGGGCGAGATGCGAAATCCCGCTCAGATCGTGCTACCTATCGTAGGTGCGGCAGGCGGTATCGTCATGCCCGCGCTCGTTTTTTACGCGTTTAACCACGCCGATGCTTTCGCGCTAAAAGGCTGGGCTATCCCGACTGCGACGGATACGGCGTTTGCGCTGGGGCTTATAATGATCCTTGGTAAAAGAGTGCCGGCGAGTCTTAAAATTTTTCTCGTGACGCTCTCTATCATCGACGACGTTTGCGCGATTTTGATAATGGCGATATTTTACAGCGGACATCTATCTGCTGTATCGTTTATGGTTGCCGGAGCGGCTACTTTGGGGCTTTTAGCCTTAAATTTAGCCGGCGTAAATAAAAAAGCCTGCTACATGATTTTGG from Campylobacter showae CSUNSWCD includes the following:
- the nikR gene encoding nickel-responsive transcriptional regulator NikR — encoded protein: MENIIRFSVSLPKQLLDELDNKIGAQGYASRSEFTRDLIREKIVNDSWKDADEDLIGVLTLIYLHHQNDLVVKMMDIEHQANLHIACTTHVHIDHDNCLETLILRGKAGAIEKFSEKMGGLKGVKFSKLTKAAVPHS
- the nhaA gene encoding Na+/H+ antiporter NhaA, with the protein product MKHISFKNFVQNEASSGILLILAAIFAMIFQNGFLSEFYNSFLRINMGVVFGEFSLQKPLILWVNDGLMAVFFFLLGLELKREIVEGEMRNPAQIVLPIVGAAGGIVMPALVFYAFNHADAFALKGWAIPTATDTAFALGLIMILGKRVPASLKIFLVTLSIIDDVCAILIMAIFYSGHLSAVSFMVAGAATLGLLALNLAGVNKKACYMILGIILWVSVLKSGVHATLAGVVAAFFIPLKAKDGEGSMLKQIEYDLHGYVAFFVLPVFAFVNAGISLKGIGLEQIFHPVSLGVILGLFAGKQLGVFGFCFLAIKFKLAKLPKYCNLAQFYGLCLLTGIGFTMSLFINSLSYHDTYEFAYADKLAVLIASVISGAAGYAVLYWAGRHRIMKCVE